The Mycobacterium seoulense genome has a window encoding:
- a CDS encoding esterase-like activity of phytase family protein: MCLALSLAGCASGHPPAAAPAPRPMLAYLGQSQVPFDATFDGTVIGGLSALSYDAGRQLYYVVSDDRSKKNPARFYTVQLSLSDKGIDKVTFAGTHPLLDPSGRPFPPLTLGAAPPVIPPDPEGIAFDPVRQRLYWSSEGERLTAGPVLLDPWIRTAGLDGAYLGQFTLPPNLAMSAQRTGPRRDKALEGLALTPDGRSLFAAMEDPGYNDGPLNDGGHRVLTRITKFDVATGTPTAQYAYPMEPPAPPAHVNGVSDLVALSDTAFLVIERSAALPPTVRIYRAEIGAATDVLATPSMRNAAVTPMSKTLAADLSATPGLSPLDNVEGITLGPKLPDGRQSVVLVSDNNFSPSQVTQFLLFAM; this comes from the coding sequence ATGTGTCTCGCCCTGTCGCTGGCCGGCTGCGCGTCCGGGCATCCACCCGCGGCGGCGCCCGCGCCGCGGCCGATGCTCGCGTATCTGGGCCAGTCGCAGGTCCCCTTCGACGCCACCTTCGACGGCACCGTCATCGGCGGCCTGTCGGCGCTCAGCTATGACGCCGGCCGCCAGCTCTATTACGTCGTCAGCGACGACCGCTCCAAGAAGAATCCGGCCCGGTTCTATACCGTGCAGTTGTCCTTGTCGGACAAGGGAATCGACAAGGTCACGTTCGCCGGCACCCATCCGCTGCTCGACCCCTCCGGCAGGCCGTTCCCGCCGCTCACGCTGGGCGCCGCGCCGCCGGTCATTCCCCCCGACCCAGAAGGCATCGCGTTCGACCCCGTCCGCCAGCGCCTGTACTGGTCCTCCGAAGGTGAGCGCCTCACCGCCGGACCGGTGCTGCTCGATCCCTGGATCCGAACCGCCGGGCTCGACGGTGCCTACCTGGGCCAGTTCACCTTGCCGCCCAATCTGGCGATGTCCGCGCAGCGCACGGGTCCGCGCAGGGACAAGGCGCTGGAGGGCCTGGCGCTGACGCCCGACGGCCGATCGCTGTTCGCCGCGATGGAGGACCCCGGCTACAACGACGGGCCGCTCAACGACGGCGGCCACCGCGTGCTCACCCGGATCACCAAGTTCGACGTCGCCACCGGCACGCCCACGGCCCAATACGCCTACCCGATGGAGCCGCCGGCACCGCCCGCCCACGTCAACGGTGTCTCCGATCTGGTCGCCCTGTCGGACACCGCCTTCTTGGTGATCGAACGATCCGCGGCCCTGCCGCCGACCGTGCGGATCTACCGCGCCGAGATCGGAGCGGCGACAGACGTTTTGGCCACCCCATCGATGCGGAACGCGGCCGTCACCCCCATGAGCAAGACCCTGGCCGCCGACCTGTCCGCCACACCGGGGCTCTCCCCGCTGGACAATGTCGAGGGCATCACGCTGGGGCCGAAACTGCCCGACGGTCGCCAATCGGTGGTGCTGGTCAGCGACAACAACTTCTCACCGAGTCAGGTCACTCAGTTCCTGTTGTTCGCGATGTGA
- a CDS encoding acyl-CoA dehydrogenase family protein, whose product MAPDSTSIAEQLRNALDGRWRDVRNQLRSTMSEELFRPHYTPNTVIARTKVAEQMRIMAAFGAAADNFRKEHGGTGDIGAAITMIEMLAMSDLSLMVKAGVQWGLFGGAVENLGTERHHEAYVKKIISLELRGCFAMTETGHGSDVQSLETTATYDPATEEFVIDSPTPTARKDYIGGAAETATMAAVFAQLITEESGEPVNHGVHCLLVPIRDADGNDLPGVTTSDCEYKGGLPGVDNGRIVFDHVRVPRVNLLNKYGDVAPDGAYSSPIDNPNRRFFTMLGTLVRGRITVGGSAGAAARVALDIATRYALQRRQFSAPDDESEVLIMDYLVHQRRLFPLIAKSYALQFAQNELVSKCHDIQTADAVDADEQRELEARAAGLKAANTWHASRAIQEAREACGGAGYMAENRLVALRGDTDVFTTFEGDNHVLTQLVAKELLTAYADDIRSMSPVEWVRFAANTVGERVVKRTAAETIIQTIVDARQDSEEEGSLFNRGTQIKMFEDREEYLIASVARRLQAKSKEMSEFDAFNAVQDHVLHAASAHIDRVVLEAFVAGIDACPHEEARELLGIVCDLYALSVIEDDKAWYIEHRYLSTERAKAVTRGINDRCRALRPHAQTLVDGFGIPEQLRYAEMLHPENLADAVTS is encoded by the coding sequence ATGGCGCCAGATAGCACAAGCATTGCCGAGCAGCTGCGCAACGCCCTCGACGGGCGGTGGCGCGACGTGAGGAACCAGCTGCGGTCCACCATGAGCGAGGAGCTGTTCCGGCCGCACTACACCCCCAACACCGTGATCGCGCGCACCAAGGTGGCCGAGCAGATGCGGATCATGGCCGCGTTCGGCGCCGCCGCCGACAACTTCCGCAAGGAGCACGGCGGCACCGGTGACATCGGCGCGGCGATCACGATGATCGAGATGCTGGCGATGTCGGACCTGTCGCTGATGGTGAAGGCGGGCGTGCAGTGGGGGCTGTTCGGCGGCGCCGTGGAGAACTTGGGCACCGAGCGCCACCACGAGGCCTACGTCAAGAAGATCATCAGCCTCGAATTGCGGGGCTGCTTCGCGATGACCGAGACCGGACACGGCAGCGACGTGCAGTCGCTGGAGACCACCGCGACCTACGACCCGGCCACCGAGGAGTTCGTCATCGACTCCCCCACCCCGACGGCGCGCAAGGACTACATCGGGGGTGCCGCCGAAACGGCCACCATGGCGGCGGTATTCGCGCAATTGATCACCGAGGAGAGCGGTGAGCCGGTCAACCACGGCGTGCACTGCCTGCTGGTTCCGATCCGCGACGCCGACGGCAACGACCTGCCCGGGGTGACGACGTCGGACTGCGAATACAAGGGCGGCCTGCCCGGCGTGGACAACGGCCGCATCGTCTTCGACCACGTCCGCGTCCCGCGGGTGAACCTGCTGAACAAGTACGGCGACGTCGCACCCGACGGCGCCTACAGCTCGCCGATCGACAACCCCAACCGCCGGTTCTTCACCATGCTCGGCACCCTGGTCCGCGGGCGGATCACCGTGGGCGGCAGCGCGGGCGCGGCCGCCCGTGTCGCGCTGGACATCGCCACCCGATACGCGTTGCAGCGCAGGCAATTCAGCGCGCCGGATGACGAGTCCGAGGTGCTGATCATGGACTACCTGGTGCACCAGCGCCGGCTGTTCCCGTTGATCGCGAAGTCGTACGCGCTGCAGTTCGCCCAGAACGAGCTGGTCAGCAAGTGCCATGACATCCAGACCGCCGACGCGGTCGACGCCGACGAGCAGCGCGAGTTGGAGGCGCGCGCCGCCGGGTTGAAGGCGGCCAACACCTGGCACGCGTCCCGGGCGATTCAGGAGGCCCGGGAGGCCTGCGGCGGCGCGGGCTACATGGCCGAGAACCGGCTGGTCGCGCTGCGCGGCGACACCGACGTGTTCACCACCTTCGAGGGGGACAACCACGTCCTGACGCAGTTGGTGGCCAAGGAGCTGCTGACGGCCTACGCCGACGACATCCGCAGCATGAGCCCCGTCGAATGGGTTCGCTTCGCCGCCAACACCGTCGGCGAGCGGGTCGTCAAACGCACTGCGGCAGAGACGATCATCCAAACCATCGTGGACGCCCGGCAGGACAGCGAGGAAGAGGGCAGCCTCTTCAACCGCGGCACGCAGATCAAGATGTTCGAGGACCGGGAGGAATATCTGATCGCGTCCGTCGCTCGACGGCTGCAGGCCAAGTCCAAGGAGATGTCGGAGTTCGACGCGTTCAACGCGGTGCAGGACCACGTGCTGCACGCCGCGTCCGCGCACATCGACCGGGTGGTTCTCGAAGCGTTCGTCGCCGGCATCGACGCCTGCCCGCACGAGGAGGCCCGCGAACTGCTGGGCATTGTCTGCGATCTGTACGCGCTGTCGGTGATCGAGGACGACAAAGCCTGGTACATCGAGCATCGGTACCTGTCGACCGAGCGGGCCAAGGCGGTCACCCGGGGGATCAATGACCGGTGTCGCGCGCTGCGCCCGCACGCGCAAACGCTCGTCGACGGTTTCGGGATCCCCGAGCAGCTGCGTTACGCCGAGATGCTGCACCCGGAGAACTTGGCGGACGCGGTCACGAGCTGA
- a CDS encoding MFS transporter, with translation MGRSRRLSQWDPEDLVAWEAGNNTIARRNLIWSIATMHAAFSIWYLWSVMVLFMPEDVYGFSTGDKLLLGATAALVGALVRIPYTMGTARFGGRNWAVLSSFVLLIPTVGAIVLLAHPGLPLWPYLVCAALTGLGGGNYAASLANVESFYPQRRKGMALGLTGGIGNLGAAAVQAVGLVVLATAGHRQPYWVCAVYLVLLAVVGVGAALFMDNLDHSIEVSHVRSVLAIPDTWAISFLYMCAAGSFIGFAFAFGQVLQHNLMAAGQSHAQAALHAAEIAFAGPLLGSIARVTGGRLGDRFDGGRVTLTVLTAMIAAGGFLVAVSTHDDLTRGPGEPVGSFTTIGYIIGFIALFIFCGVGKGSVFKLIPSVVAERSRALGIGDAERRHWEAVRSGALIGLAGSLGALGGVVINLALRQSYASAGTETPAFWVFLMCYVGAAIVTWVRYVRPQRDAARPGWEMLGEQPVSS, from the coding sequence ATGGGCAGGTCGCGACGCCTCTCGCAGTGGGACCCAGAGGATCTCGTGGCGTGGGAAGCCGGAAACAACACGATCGCCCGCCGGAACCTGATCTGGTCGATCGCGACCATGCACGCCGCCTTTTCCATCTGGTACCTCTGGTCGGTCATGGTGCTGTTCATGCCGGAGGACGTCTACGGATTCTCCACCGGCGACAAGCTGCTGCTGGGCGCCACCGCGGCCCTCGTCGGTGCGCTCGTGCGCATCCCCTACACGATGGGCACCGCCAGGTTCGGCGGGCGTAACTGGGCGGTGCTGTCGTCGTTCGTGCTGCTGATCCCGACCGTGGGAGCCATTGTGCTGCTCGCCCATCCCGGCCTGCCCTTGTGGCCGTATCTGGTGTGCGCGGCGCTGACGGGGTTGGGCGGCGGGAACTACGCGGCGTCGCTGGCCAACGTCGAATCCTTCTACCCCCAGCGGCGCAAGGGCATGGCGCTGGGGCTCACCGGCGGGATCGGCAACCTGGGCGCCGCGGCCGTCCAGGCCGTCGGTCTGGTGGTGCTGGCCACCGCGGGCCACCGGCAGCCGTATTGGGTGTGCGCCGTCTATCTGGTGCTGCTGGCGGTCGTCGGTGTCGGCGCGGCGCTGTTCATGGATAACCTCGACCACTCCATCGAGGTCTCCCATGTGCGGTCCGTCCTTGCCATTCCCGACACCTGGGCGATCTCATTCCTCTATATGTGCGCCGCGGGCTCGTTCATCGGCTTCGCGTTCGCCTTCGGCCAAGTGCTCCAGCACAATTTGATGGCGGCCGGGCAAAGCCACGCGCAGGCCGCGCTGCACGCTGCCGAAATCGCCTTCGCCGGACCGCTGCTGGGATCGATCGCGCGGGTGACCGGCGGCAGGCTGGGCGATCGTTTCGATGGCGGCCGCGTCACGCTGACCGTCCTGACCGCCATGATCGCCGCCGGTGGATTCCTGGTCGCCGTCAGCACCCACGACGACCTCACCCGCGGGCCCGGCGAGCCGGTGGGGTCGTTCACGACGATCGGCTACATCATCGGATTCATTGCGCTCTTCATCTTTTGCGGCGTCGGCAAGGGCTCGGTGTTCAAGCTCATCCCTTCGGTGGTCGCGGAGCGAAGCCGTGCGCTGGGTATCGGCGACGCCGAACGGCGGCACTGGGAGGCCGTGCGGTCGGGAGCGCTGATCGGCCTCGCCGGGTCGCTGGGCGCGCTGGGGGGAGTGGTGATCAACTTGGCCCTGCGACAGTCCTATGCCAGCGCAGGGACGGAGACGCCGGCGTTCTGGGTCTTCCTGATGTGTTACGTCGGCGCCGCGATCGTGACCTGGGTCAGATATGTTCGGCCGCAACGGGACGCGGCACGGCCCGGCTGGGAGATGCTCGGCGAGCAGCCCGTCAGCTCGTGA
- a CDS encoding LppP/LprE family lipoprotein — translation MILLILLASGCGGKEAGAPPVSPDKCKESDGPRPDTVQRAIASVPITVPGTTWVEIARGHAKKCRLYWVQIIPTIASESTGQQLLFFDHDRPLGPPTPNPKPYITVLPPSDDAIAVQYQWSKGNDQPCCPTGIGTVKFEIGPDGKLRAIGKIPNQ, via the coding sequence GTGATCCTGCTGATCCTGCTGGCCTCCGGTTGCGGCGGGAAGGAGGCCGGCGCGCCGCCGGTTTCACCCGACAAATGCAAGGAGTCCGACGGGCCGAGACCCGACACCGTGCAGCGGGCGATCGCGTCGGTTCCCATCACCGTGCCGGGTACCACGTGGGTGGAAATCGCTCGCGGGCATGCCAAGAAGTGCCGCTTGTACTGGGTGCAGATCATCCCGACCATCGCCAGCGAATCCACCGGCCAGCAGTTGCTGTTCTTCGATCACGACAGGCCGCTGGGCCCACCAACCCCTAATCCCAAGCCGTACATAACCGTGTTGCCGCCTTCTGACGACGCCATCGCGGTTCAGTACCAATGGTCGAAGGGCAACGATCAGCCGTGCTGCCCCACCGGTATCGGCACGGTGAAGTTCGAGATCGGCCCGGACGGCAAGCTGAGAGCGATCGGCAAGATCCCCAACCAATGA